One Polaribacter sp. KT25b DNA segment encodes these proteins:
- a CDS encoding YceI family protein → MFTLIIICFFTLIINAQEKIKLNTKKSTITWEGSKLFGFGSHDGTVYFKEGEVVVKDSKIINGSFIIDMNSIKSNEKETWVYDLIEHLKSKDFFDVKNNSTSIIVFTNIKYVGDGFVQITADLTINKITKSVFFVAKQNDTKKQLETRLKIDRTDFKITYKSQGETSIKDQIISDAISFKVLLNF, encoded by the coding sequence ATGTTTACACTAATTATTATCTGTTTTTTCACGTTAATAATAAATGCACAAGAAAAGATAAAACTAAACACTAAAAAAAGCACTATTACTTGGGAAGGAAGCAAACTTTTTGGCTTTGGTAGCCATGATGGAACTGTATATTTTAAAGAAGGCGAAGTTGTAGTAAAAGACAGTAAAATTATAAATGGTTCTTTTATTATTGATATGAATTCTATAAAATCTAACGAAAAAGAAACCTGGGTTTATGATCTTATAGAACATTTAAAAAGTAAAGATTTTTTTGATGTAAAAAACAACTCAACATCAATAATTGTATTTACTAACATAAAATATGTTGGTGATGGTTTTGTGCAAATTACTGCAGATTTAACCATAAATAAAATAACAAAATCTGTCTTTTTTGTAGCAAAACAAAATGATACTAAAAAGCAATTAGAAACCCGTTTAAAAATTGATAGAACAGATTTTAAAATTACTTATAAATCTCAAGGAGAAACAAGTATAAAAGATCAAATTATTTCTGATGCAATTTCTTTCAAAGTACTTTTAAACTTTTAA
- a CDS encoding winged helix-turn-helix domain-containing protein, whose protein sequence is MKQKKNLFLILLLAITVFVFFNFTDSSDENKDFSERVKVALREVGNQLLLSNGDSISLVLPVKEHDKNEFEISFENQLKFMPNDLVLIVKKVFKKTTFSKNYRVSVISSFDSEVAYSYEINADKEKTIIPCSGRNLPKNRYTIKVTFLEIKSSNFLWIFYIFIPIIFGVFYKRFFKVEKQKMVIEKVDNNCTVLGSFIFYPAQNKLVKKASEINLSKKECELLAIFVANPNQVIKREELTKKVWEDNGVFVGRSLDTYISKLRKKLQEDKNIKLTNVHGVGYKLEIK, encoded by the coding sequence ATGAAGCAAAAAAAGAATCTTTTTTTAATTTTACTTTTAGCAATTACCGTTTTTGTTTTTTTCAATTTTACTGATTCATCAGATGAAAATAAAGATTTTTCTGAAAGGGTAAAAGTTGCATTAAGAGAAGTTGGTAATCAATTATTGTTATCTAATGGAGATAGTATTTCTTTAGTTTTACCAGTTAAAGAACATGATAAAAATGAATTTGAAATTTCCTTTGAAAATCAATTAAAATTTATGCCAAACGATTTGGTTTTAATTGTGAAAAAAGTATTTAAAAAAACAACTTTTTCCAAAAATTATAGAGTTTCCGTAATTAGTAGTTTTGATAGCGAAGTTGCTTATAGTTATGAAATAAATGCAGACAAAGAAAAAACTATTATTCCTTGTTCTGGTAGAAATTTACCCAAAAATAGATATACGATTAAAGTTACTTTTTTAGAAATTAAATCGTCTAATTTTCTTTGGATTTTTTACATATTTATTCCTATAATTTTTGGTGTTTTTTACAAGCGTTTTTTTAAAGTAGAAAAGCAAAAAATGGTTATAGAAAAAGTTGATAATAATTGTACTGTTTTAGGTAGTTTTATTTTTTATCCGGCCCAAAATAAGTTGGTTAAAAAAGCATCAGAAATTAATTTGTCTAAGAAAGAATGTGAGTTGTTAGCCATTTTTGTTGCAAATCCAAATCAAGTTATAAAAAGAGAAGAACTTACTAAAAAAGTTTGGGAAGATAATGGTGTTTTTGTAGGTAGAAGTTTAGATACGTATATTTCTAAACTAAGAAAAAAATTACAAGAAGATAAAAATATTAAACTTACCAATGTTCATGGAGTTGGTTATAAATTGGAAATAAAATAA